Proteins from a genomic interval of Rhodococcoides fascians A25f:
- the sufB gene encoding Fe-S cluster assembly protein SufB — protein sequence MTVTPDQVTPTAPLTQDETIASLGTYGYGWADSDVAGESAKRGLSEAVVRDISQKKSEPEWMLEARLKALKTFERKPMPNWGSNLDGIDFDNIKYFVRSSEKQAATWEDLPEDIKNTYDKLGIPEAEKQRLVSGVAAQYESEVVYHSIREDLEAQGVLFLDTDTALKEQPELFREYFGTVIPAGDNKFSALNTAVWSGGSFIYIPPGVHVDIPLQAYFRINTENMGQFERTLIIVDEGAYVHYVEGCTAPIYKSDSLHSAVVEIIVKKGGRCRYTTIQNWSNNVYNLVTKRAKAEAGATMEWVDGNIGSKVTMKYPAVWMTGEYAKGEVLSVAFAGPDQHQDTGSKMLHLAPHTSSNIVSKSVARGGGRTSYRGLIQINKGAHGSRSTVKCDALLVDTISRSDTYPYVDIREDDVSMGHEATVSKVSDDQLFYLMSRGMTEDEAMAMVVRGFVEPIARELPMEYALELNRLIELQMEGSVG from the coding sequence ATGACCGTCACACCAGACCAGGTGACACCCACCGCGCCGCTGACTCAGGACGAGACCATCGCCTCGCTCGGCACGTACGGATACGGCTGGGCCGACTCGGACGTAGCCGGTGAAAGCGCCAAGAGAGGCCTCTCCGAGGCTGTCGTTCGGGACATCTCGCAGAAGAAGAGCGAGCCCGAGTGGATGCTCGAGGCACGCCTGAAGGCTCTCAAGACGTTCGAGCGCAAGCCGATGCCCAATTGGGGTTCGAATCTCGACGGCATCGACTTCGACAACATCAAGTACTTCGTGCGCTCCAGCGAGAAGCAGGCTGCGACGTGGGAAGACCTGCCCGAGGACATCAAGAACACGTACGACAAGCTCGGCATCCCCGAAGCCGAGAAGCAGCGCCTGGTCTCCGGTGTCGCCGCTCAGTACGAGTCCGAGGTCGTCTACCACTCGATCCGTGAGGACCTCGAGGCGCAGGGCGTGTTGTTCCTCGACACCGATACCGCGCTCAAGGAGCAGCCGGAGCTGTTCCGCGAGTACTTCGGCACCGTCATTCCCGCAGGCGACAACAAGTTCTCCGCACTGAACACCGCGGTGTGGTCCGGTGGATCGTTCATCTACATCCCGCCGGGCGTCCACGTGGACATTCCGCTGCAGGCCTACTTCCGGATCAACACCGAGAACATGGGTCAGTTCGAGCGGACGCTGATCATCGTCGACGAGGGTGCGTACGTGCACTACGTCGAGGGCTGCACCGCCCCGATCTACAAGTCGGATTCGCTGCACTCCGCCGTGGTCGAGATCATCGTCAAGAAGGGTGGCCGTTGCCGTTACACGACCATCCAGAACTGGTCGAACAACGTCTACAACCTCGTCACCAAGCGCGCCAAGGCAGAAGCAGGCGCAACGATGGAGTGGGTCGACGGCAACATCGGCTCCAAGGTCACCATGAAGTACCCGGCCGTCTGGATGACCGGTGAGTACGCCAAGGGCGAGGTTCTCTCGGTCGCGTTCGCCGGCCCGGACCAGCACCAGGACACCGGCTCGAAGATGCTGCACCTCGCGCCGCACACGTCGTCGAACATTGTCAGCAAGTCCGTCGCCCGTGGTGGTGGACGGACGTCCTACCGCGGTCTGATCCAGATCAACAAGGGTGCGCACGGTTCGCGCTCGACGGTCAAGTGCGATGCGTTGCTCGTCGACACGATCAGCCGTTCGGACACGTACCCGTACGTCGACATCCGTGAGGACGACGTGTCGATGGGTCACGAGGCCACGGTCTCGAAGGTCAGCGACGATCAGCTGTTCTACCTGATGAGCCGCGGCATGACCGAGGACGAGGCGATGGCGATGGTCGTCCGCGGATTCGTCGAGCCGATCGCTCGCGAACTGCCGATGGAGTACGCGCTCGAGCTCAACCGGCTCATCGAGTTGCAGATGGAAGGGTCGGTCGGATAA
- a CDS encoding helix-turn-helix transcriptional regulator: protein MLEEGPITASDIGTRLGLSAAGVRRHLDALIDAGEARITTPAGARQRGRGRPAKCFQLTAAGRNRLGHTYDDLAGAAMRQLRKIGGDAAIETFARQRVNTIVADVEPASGSDAHSVEDAAERIADAFSAAGFSATTRQVGNGVQICQHHCPVSHVASEFPELCEAEQSAFAEILGTHVQRLATIANGNCACTTHVPLSPTRYSNTDSSDKKTPDAQPRVGERPSLRKEPA from the coding sequence CTGCTGGAAGAGGGCCCCATCACGGCCTCCGACATCGGCACGCGGCTGGGTTTGAGTGCGGCAGGTGTCCGGCGTCATCTCGATGCGCTCATCGATGCCGGCGAGGCTCGCATCACCACCCCGGCAGGGGCGCGGCAGCGTGGCCGTGGTCGACCGGCCAAGTGTTTTCAGCTCACTGCCGCCGGACGTAACCGCCTCGGACACACGTACGACGATCTCGCCGGTGCCGCAATGCGGCAGCTCCGCAAGATCGGCGGGGACGCGGCCATCGAGACGTTCGCCCGGCAACGCGTGAACACCATCGTGGCCGACGTCGAACCGGCATCGGGGTCCGATGCGCACTCCGTGGAGGATGCGGCAGAGCGAATCGCCGATGCGTTCAGCGCGGCCGGCTTCTCTGCCACCACCCGTCAGGTGGGCAACGGTGTGCAGATCTGCCAGCACCACTGCCCGGTGTCGCACGTCGCCTCGGAGTTTCCGGAGCTGTGCGAAGCGGAACAGTCCGCGTTCGCAGAGATTCTCGGCACACACGTGCAGCGTTTGGCGACCATCGCCAACGGCAACTGCGCCTGCACGACGCACGTACCGCTGTCACCGACGCGGTACTCGAACACCGATAGTTCCGACAAGAAGACTCCCGACGCGCAGCCCCGTGTCGGAGAACGCCCAAGCCTCCGGAAGGAGCCCGCATGA
- the mptB gene encoding polyprenol phosphomannose-dependent alpha 1,6 mannosyltransferase MptB — MLHRYVVAPARRVIGLEPTPPGGVVATLHGDEQEAPGLNPAETVQLRNIRRFGAAGALLMAIGALGAGAQPVLQNPVFGVRFLSLPSRMATSALTVTMTGTVIVVIAWLLLGRFALGRTRSGNIPRRLTRSQMDRTLLLWILPLCVAPPMFSRDVYSYLAQSEITARGLDPYEVGPQTALGADNVLTRTVPNIWRETPAPYGPLFLWMGRGITYLTGENIVAGIFLHRLLALAGVALIVWALPRLARRCGVASVSALWLGAANPLLLFHLVAGIHNEALMIGLMLAGTELALRAVEHSGAMRRTDVAFLVGGAALIALSSTIKIPSLIALGFVGMALSRRWGGTLRSVVYVAVLLGTIAVAVQVAVSLGSGLGFGWINTLGTAGVVRSWMSIPTILGLGTGFVGVLLGLGDHTTAVLGLTRPIAAVVAAVIVVRMLVAVLRGRLHPVGALGVALGAVVLLFPVVQPWYLLWAVIPLAAWATTPSFRRPAIAFSSLVSVILMPNGSEYLPFQIVQAAVMTILTIAVLYLLTRNRMPWPTRTGPPARDRGADEYAESS; from the coding sequence ATTCTCCACCGATACGTGGTGGCCCCCGCACGCCGAGTCATCGGGCTCGAACCCACTCCGCCGGGTGGCGTGGTCGCCACCCTGCACGGAGACGAGCAGGAGGCGCCCGGGCTGAACCCGGCGGAGACGGTTCAGCTCAGGAACATCCGCCGTTTCGGTGCCGCGGGCGCACTGCTGATGGCGATCGGTGCCCTCGGCGCAGGCGCGCAACCGGTGCTGCAGAACCCCGTCTTCGGCGTTCGATTCCTCAGCCTGCCGTCGCGCATGGCCACCTCTGCCCTCACGGTCACGATGACCGGCACCGTCATCGTGGTGATCGCCTGGTTGCTGCTGGGCAGGTTCGCCCTCGGTCGAACGCGATCAGGAAACATTCCGCGGCGACTCACCAGATCCCAGATGGACCGCACTCTGCTGTTGTGGATTCTGCCGCTGTGTGTCGCGCCACCGATGTTCTCGCGTGACGTTTACTCGTATCTGGCGCAGAGCGAGATCACCGCGCGCGGGCTCGACCCCTACGAAGTCGGCCCCCAAACTGCACTCGGTGCGGACAACGTGCTGACCCGTACCGTTCCCAACATCTGGCGCGAAACTCCGGCACCCTACGGTCCGCTGTTTCTGTGGATGGGTCGCGGAATCACCTACCTGACCGGCGAGAACATCGTCGCCGGCATCTTTCTGCATCGCCTCCTCGCGCTGGCGGGCGTCGCGCTGATCGTCTGGGCTCTGCCGCGCCTGGCCCGTCGCTGCGGGGTGGCCTCGGTGAGTGCGCTCTGGCTCGGTGCCGCCAATCCGCTGCTGCTGTTCCATCTGGTTGCCGGAATTCACAACGAAGCCCTGATGATCGGTCTCATGCTCGCGGGCACCGAGCTCGCGCTGCGGGCCGTCGAACACTCAGGAGCGATGCGGAGGACCGACGTCGCCTTCCTCGTCGGCGGAGCGGCGCTGATTGCGCTGTCGTCGACGATCAAGATCCCTTCTCTGATCGCGCTCGGCTTCGTGGGAATGGCGCTGTCGAGGCGGTGGGGCGGGACCCTCCGATCCGTGGTGTATGTGGCAGTCCTCCTCGGCACGATCGCCGTCGCGGTCCAAGTCGCCGTCAGCCTGGGTAGCGGACTCGGATTCGGTTGGATCAACACTCTCGGGACAGCAGGCGTCGTACGCAGCTGGATGTCCATACCCACGATCCTCGGCCTGGGCACCGGATTCGTGGGAGTGCTGCTCGGCCTCGGCGACCACACCACCGCCGTGTTGGGACTCACTCGTCCTATCGCGGCCGTCGTCGCCGCCGTCATCGTCGTCCGCATGCTGGTCGCGGTTCTGCGGGGTCGACTGCATCCGGTCGGCGCACTCGGCGTGGCTCTGGGCGCGGTCGTACTGCTGTTTCCGGTGGTACAACCCTGGTATCTGTTGTGGGCGGTGATTCCGCTGGCAGCCTGGGCCACCACGCCGTCGTTCCGACGACCTGCGATCGCCTTCTCGTCTCTGGTCAGCGTCATCCTGATGCCGAACGGCAGTGAGTACTTGCCGTTCCAGATCGTCCAGGCCGCAGTGATGACGATCCTGACCATTGCGGTGCTGTATCTGTTGACACGAAACCGTATGCCGTGGCCCACACGCACCGGACCACCGGCACGCGACCGCGGGGCCGACGAATACGCTGAGTCCTCGTGA
- a CDS encoding ABC transporter ATP-binding protein encodes MSGTSKAAQPVVQLSDVRKSYDGVTAVDGLSLDIGPGEVLALLGPNGAGKTTTVEMCEGFVVPDSGSVRVLGLDPIEESAQLRPRIGVMLQGGGAYPGSKAGEMLELVASYSADPHDPAWLLDCLGLTSAVRTPYRRLSGGQQQRLALACAIVGRPELVFLDEPTAGLDAQARLLVWELIDALRRDGVGVLLTTHLMDEAEQLADRLTIIDNGRVVASGSPSELTKQGAEGQLRFTAPPGLELSMLDAALPPGYVPSEPTPGSYVVSGVIEPQILVIVTSWCAQQDVLATELQVDQRRLEDVFLELTGRELRK; translated from the coding sequence ATCTCCGGGACGTCGAAAGCGGCGCAACCTGTCGTACAGCTGAGCGACGTGCGCAAGTCGTACGACGGCGTCACCGCTGTCGACGGCCTCAGCCTCGATATCGGCCCCGGCGAAGTCTTGGCGCTCCTCGGCCCGAACGGTGCAGGCAAGACCACCACCGTCGAGATGTGCGAAGGCTTCGTCGTCCCCGACAGTGGTTCGGTCCGCGTCCTGGGGCTCGACCCCATCGAAGAGTCGGCGCAGCTGAGGCCGCGTATCGGCGTCATGCTCCAGGGCGGCGGCGCGTATCCCGGTTCCAAAGCCGGTGAGATGCTCGAGCTCGTTGCGTCGTACTCGGCCGATCCGCACGATCCGGCGTGGCTGCTCGACTGCCTCGGTCTGACCTCGGCTGTTCGCACCCCGTATCGGCGCCTCTCCGGCGGACAGCAGCAGCGACTCGCGCTGGCCTGCGCCATCGTCGGGCGTCCCGAACTGGTGTTTCTCGACGAACCGACTGCCGGTCTCGACGCGCAGGCGCGACTGCTGGTGTGGGAGCTGATCGACGCATTGCGGCGCGACGGTGTGGGCGTGCTGCTCACGACGCATCTCATGGACGAGGCCGAGCAGCTGGCGGATCGGCTGACGATCATCGACAACGGCCGTGTCGTGGCGTCGGGTTCACCGTCGGAACTGACCAAACAGGGCGCCGAGGGCCAACTGCGCTTCACCGCTCCCCCTGGTCTCGAACTGTCGATGCTCGACGCGGCGCTCCCCCCAGGGTACGTACCGTCGGAACCGACGCCCGGGTCCTACGTGGTGTCGGGTGTGATCGAGCCACAGATACTGGTGATCGTCACGTCCTGGTGCGCCCAGCAGGACGTCCTGGCCACCGAGTTGCAGGTCGATCAGCGCCGTCTCGAGGACGTGTTCCTCGAACTGACCGGTAGAGAATTGAGGAAGTGA
- a CDS encoding ABC transporter permease translates to MRREARLADNRFETGLFAPRPQPASASRMLFAQTRLELKLLLRNGEQLLLTMFIPITLLIGLTLLPFGALGDDRVAQVVPAVMMVAIMSTAFTGQAIAVGFDRRYGALKRLGATPLPRWGIIGGKSAAVVIVVILQSILLGSIGVGLGWRPSATGLVLGALIIALGTVTFASMGLLLGGTLRAEIVLALANIAWFVMLGIGSVVFVDDQIPQGVQNVARIVPSGALGEALSRGVSSSFDVFGVVVLLVWAAVCGTLAVRTFKFT, encoded by the coding sequence GTGCGCAGAGAAGCCCGGCTCGCCGACAACCGATTCGAGACAGGTCTGTTCGCGCCTCGTCCGCAACCGGCCTCGGCGTCGCGAATGCTGTTCGCGCAGACCCGCCTCGAACTGAAGTTGCTGCTACGCAACGGCGAACAGTTGCTGCTGACGATGTTCATCCCGATCACGTTGCTGATCGGTCTCACGCTGCTGCCGTTCGGCGCACTGGGCGACGACCGAGTTGCCCAGGTGGTGCCTGCGGTGATGATGGTGGCCATCATGTCGACGGCGTTCACCGGCCAAGCCATCGCGGTCGGTTTCGACCGCCGCTACGGCGCGCTGAAACGGCTCGGTGCCACACCGCTTCCGCGCTGGGGAATCATCGGCGGCAAATCCGCTGCCGTTGTGATCGTCGTGATCCTGCAGTCGATTCTGCTCGGCTCCATCGGCGTCGGCCTCGGTTGGCGTCCGAGCGCCACGGGCCTTGTGCTCGGTGCCTTGATCATCGCTCTGGGCACCGTCACGTTCGCGTCCATGGGATTGCTGCTGGGCGGCACGTTGCGGGCGGAGATCGTGTTGGCGCTGGCGAACATCGCCTGGTTCGTCATGCTCGGCATCGGCAGCGTGGTATTCGTCGACGATCAAATTCCCCAGGGCGTGCAGAACGTTGCTCGCATCGTTCCGTCCGGAGCGCTCGGTGAGGCACTGAGCCGAGGCGTCTCGTCGTCCTTCGACGTGTTCGGCGTGGTCGTGCTGCTGGTGTGGGCAGCGGTGTGCGGCACTCTGGCGGTCCGCACGTTCAAGTTCACCTGA
- a CDS encoding COX15/CtaA family protein, producing MLYRAFLRVVDLLPLPSLRVQRILAFIAIVTQGGIAVTGAVVRVTGSGLGCPTWPQCFPGSFTPVGVSEVPVLHQAVEFGNRLLTFVVVLAAAAIVVAVTRARRRREVLFFAWLMPLGTVVQAVIGGFTVLTGLLWWTVAVHLVVSMAMVWLATLLYAKVGESDAASESTPTVPAALRALVGLSGVALTGVLVAGTMVTGAGPHAGDKSIEEPVPRLGIEIVTLVHAHSQFLVGYLALLVGLGFALYAVRAPSPVKRRLHVLIALVLAQSLIGLVQYFTGVPAVLVAFHVAGAGACTAATAAVWAACRTRGPVVTDEIETVEDVAVRS from the coding sequence GTGCTGTACAGAGCGTTCTTGCGCGTCGTCGATCTCCTTCCTCTGCCGTCGCTTCGTGTGCAGCGAATTCTGGCGTTCATCGCGATAGTGACCCAGGGCGGCATCGCCGTCACCGGTGCAGTCGTGCGAGTGACCGGTTCAGGCCTCGGGTGCCCCACCTGGCCGCAGTGCTTTCCCGGCAGCTTCACTCCGGTCGGTGTATCCGAGGTCCCCGTGCTGCATCAGGCCGTGGAGTTCGGGAATCGACTCCTCACATTCGTGGTGGTGCTCGCGGCCGCCGCCATCGTCGTTGCGGTCACACGTGCACGGCGTCGTCGCGAGGTGCTGTTCTTTGCATGGCTGATGCCGCTGGGCACCGTCGTCCAGGCCGTGATCGGCGGATTCACCGTGTTGACCGGACTGCTGTGGTGGACGGTCGCAGTTCACCTCGTCGTCTCGATGGCCATGGTCTGGTTGGCCACTCTGCTGTACGCCAAGGTGGGCGAGAGCGACGCAGCATCCGAATCGACCCCCACTGTCCCGGCTGCGCTGCGCGCCCTCGTCGGACTGTCCGGAGTGGCCCTGACCGGTGTACTGGTCGCGGGCACAATGGTGACCGGGGCCGGTCCCCACGCAGGCGACAAGAGCATCGAAGAGCCGGTGCCCCGTCTCGGCATCGAGATCGTGACGCTCGTTCACGCTCATTCCCAGTTCTTGGTCGGCTACCTCGCCCTGTTGGTCGGGCTGGGATTCGCGCTGTACGCGGTGCGAGCGCCGAGTCCGGTCAAGCGTCGCCTGCACGTTCTGATCGCGCTGGTGCTGGCGCAGTCACTGATCGGACTGGTGCAGTACTTCACCGGCGTTCCGGCTGTGCTCGTCGCCTTTCACGTCGCAGGAGCGGGCGCGTGCACTGCTGCGACCGCAGCCGTCTGGGCTGCCTGCCGCACCCGTGGCCCGGTCGTGACGGACGAGATCGAGACCGTCGAGGACGTCGCAGTACGGTCGTGA
- a CDS encoding quinone oxidoreductase family protein — protein MRAIRIDNTGGPEVLTVVDLPVPTPGAGQILVRTDAIGINYIDTYFRSGLYPRALPYVPGDEGSGVIDQIGSDVTDFAPGDRVAWAAAPGSYAEYVLVDASSAISVPDGVPADQAASALLQGMTAHYLIESTYPAQRGDTVLVHAGAGGVGLLLTQLAVAKGVNVITTVSTDAKAELSKRTGAAHVLRYDDDIAARVRDITDGEGVHAVYDGVGADTFEASLASLRIRGTLALFGAASGPVPPLDPQRLNGAGSLFLTRPTLAHHIRDRAELEWRAGDVFAAMASGTLTVQVGARYALEDAAQAHIDLESRKTTGSIVLVP, from the coding sequence ATGCGAGCCATTCGAATAGACAACACCGGCGGGCCCGAGGTCTTGACCGTCGTCGATCTCCCGGTTCCGACACCGGGAGCTGGTCAAATCCTGGTCCGGACCGATGCCATCGGAATCAACTACATCGACACCTACTTCCGCAGCGGCCTGTACCCGCGTGCGTTGCCGTACGTTCCCGGCGACGAAGGGTCGGGCGTGATCGACCAGATCGGCTCGGACGTCACCGACTTCGCTCCAGGAGATCGCGTCGCCTGGGCCGCGGCACCCGGTAGCTATGCCGAATACGTGCTGGTCGACGCCTCGTCGGCCATCTCGGTTCCCGACGGCGTTCCGGCGGATCAGGCCGCGTCGGCGCTGCTGCAGGGCATGACGGCGCACTATCTGATCGAATCCACTTACCCCGCTCAGCGGGGTGACACCGTGCTCGTCCACGCCGGGGCGGGTGGCGTCGGATTGCTCCTGACGCAGCTGGCGGTGGCCAAAGGCGTGAACGTGATCACGACGGTATCGACGGACGCGAAGGCCGAACTCTCGAAACGGACCGGCGCAGCGCACGTGCTCCGGTACGACGACGACATCGCCGCACGCGTTCGCGACATCACCGACGGCGAAGGAGTGCACGCGGTGTACGACGGCGTCGGTGCGGACACGTTCGAGGCCAGTTTGGCGTCGCTTCGGATCAGGGGCACGCTGGCCCTGTTCGGTGCCGCCAGCGGGCCGGTGCCGCCCCTTGATCCGCAGCGTCTCAACGGCGCGGGTTCGCTGTTCCTCACCAGGCCCACGCTCGCGCATCACATACGGGACCGAGCCGAACTGGAGTGGCGGGCCGGTGACGTGTTCGCAGCGATGGCGAGTGGAACGCTCACGGTCCAGGTGGGTGCGCGCTATGCCCTCGAGGACGCGGCGCAGGCCCATATCGATCTCGAGTCACGCAAGACGACCGGGTCCATCGTTCTGGTTCCCTGA
- a CDS encoding heme o synthase, whose product MRIGQQPGGHGFAGGPGFGADDQGESAQAAPVTSAPRRAFALLLAYVALTKPRVIELLLVTTIPAMLLADRGHVDPWLILTTLFGGMLAAASANTLNMVVDADIDKVMKRTEKRPLARGAMPVSHALVFGLVLGVFSFFWLWATTNLLSGVLAVVTICFYIFVYTLILKRRTSQNVVWGGAAGCMPVMIGWSAVTGTIGWQALVMFLVIFLWTPPHTWALMLRYKEDYQAANVPMLPAVASETKVTKHIVLYAWATVAATLALAPGSGVIYAVVAVASGAWFLVVAHRLYAGVRAGTPVKPLKLFILSNEYLALVFCGLAVDSVLGWHTLAQIFS is encoded by the coding sequence GTGCGAATTGGGCAGCAGCCGGGCGGACACGGATTCGCCGGCGGCCCCGGATTCGGAGCCGACGATCAGGGTGAGTCCGCGCAGGCCGCACCGGTGACGTCCGCCCCGCGTCGAGCGTTCGCTCTCCTCCTTGCGTATGTCGCGCTGACGAAGCCTCGCGTCATCGAACTTCTTCTGGTGACAACCATCCCCGCGATGCTGTTGGCCGACCGCGGTCATGTCGATCCATGGCTGATCCTCACCACGCTCTTCGGTGGCATGCTGGCCGCGGCCAGTGCGAACACCCTGAACATGGTGGTCGACGCCGACATCGACAAGGTGATGAAGCGCACCGAGAAGCGCCCGCTGGCCCGCGGTGCCATGCCGGTGTCGCACGCTCTGGTCTTCGGGCTCGTGCTCGGTGTGTTCTCGTTCTTCTGGTTGTGGGCCACCACGAACCTGCTCAGCGGCGTGCTCGCGGTCGTGACGATCTGCTTCTACATTTTCGTCTACACCCTGATCCTCAAGCGGCGCACCTCACAGAACGTGGTGTGGGGCGGCGCGGCCGGATGCATGCCGGTGATGATCGGCTGGTCCGCTGTGACCGGAACGATCGGCTGGCAGGCGCTGGTGATGTTCCTGGTCATCTTCCTGTGGACACCGCCGCACACCTGGGCGCTGATGTTGCGCTACAAGGAGGACTATCAGGCCGCGAACGTGCCGATGCTGCCGGCAGTCGCCTCGGAAACCAAGGTCACCAAGCACATCGTGCTGTACGCATGGGCGACCGTGGCTGCCACGCTGGCCCTGGCACCGGGCTCGGGCGTCATCTATGCCGTCGTCGCCGTGGCCTCCGGAGCATGGTTTCTCGTCGTCGCTCATCGCCTGTACGCGGGAGTTCGAGCCGGAACTCCGGTCAAACCGCTGAAGTTGTTCATCCTGTCCAACGAGTACCTGGCCCTGGTGTTCTGTGGCCTTGCCGTGGACTCGGTGCTCGGCTGGCACACGCTCGCCCAGATCTTCTCCTGA
- the tkt gene encoding transketolase, translating into MSITDDIDVLTTAHHPSDWTDLDTRAVDTVRVLAADAVQKVGNGHPGTAMSLAPLAYTLFQRTMRHDPTDTHWIGRDRFVLSCGHSSLTLYLQLYLGGFGLELSDIEALRTYKSKTPGHPEFRHTDGVEITTGPLGQGLASAVGMAMAARRERGLFDPEPALGESPFDHYIYVIASDGDIEEGVTSEASSLAGTQQLGNLILFYDDNKISIEHSTDIALSENTAARYEAYGWHVQVVEGGENVTAIEEAIEAAKAVTDKPSIIVLRTIIGFPAPTMMNTGAVHGAALGDEEIAKVKQALDFDPAKTFEVTDEVIGHTRKLQERGRAAHTEWTTQFDAWAAREPERKKLLDRLTQGTLPENWTDVLPTWEPGSKAVATRAASGEVLNAVGPVLPELWGGSADLAGSNNTTIKGAKSFGPTSISTDDWDAEPYGRTLHFGIREHAMGAILSGIVMHGPTRAYGGTFMQFSDYMRPAVRLASLMDIDPIYVWTHDSIGLGEDGPTHQPVEHLAALRAIPNLSVVRPGDANETAFAWQAVLAKSSSSGPVGLALTRQGIPILDGTSFEGVSKGGYILVESSKATPDVVLIGTGSELQYAVEAQKQLEAQGIAARVVSMPCVEWFESQDQNYRDQVIPPTVKARVSIEAGIAMPWWKIVGGFGEIISLEHYGESADAATLFREFGFTAEAVTAAAQRSITNVKG; encoded by the coding sequence GTGTCGATCACAGACGATATTGACGTCCTCACCACGGCGCACCACCCGAGCGACTGGACGGACCTGGACACCCGAGCGGTCGACACCGTTCGCGTTCTGGCAGCGGACGCAGTGCAGAAGGTCGGCAACGGCCACCCCGGAACCGCGATGAGCCTGGCTCCCCTCGCCTACACCCTCTTTCAGCGCACCATGCGCCACGATCCCACCGATACGCACTGGATCGGGCGCGACCGGTTCGTGCTCTCGTGCGGACACTCGAGCCTGACGCTGTACCTGCAGCTGTACTTGGGCGGCTTCGGCCTCGAGCTCTCCGATATCGAGGCGCTGCGTACCTACAAGTCGAAGACTCCCGGGCACCCGGAGTTCCGTCACACCGACGGCGTCGAGATCACCACCGGCCCGCTCGGTCAGGGACTCGCCTCCGCCGTCGGCATGGCGATGGCGGCACGCCGCGAGCGCGGACTGTTCGATCCCGAGCCCGCTCTCGGTGAGAGCCCGTTCGATCACTACATCTACGTGATCGCCTCCGACGGCGACATCGAAGAAGGCGTCACCTCCGAGGCTTCGTCCCTCGCGGGCACTCAGCAGCTCGGCAACCTGATCCTGTTCTACGACGACAACAAGATCTCGATCGAGCACTCGACCGATATCGCTCTCTCCGAGAACACGGCTGCCCGTTACGAGGCCTACGGCTGGCACGTGCAGGTGGTCGAGGGCGGCGAGAACGTCACCGCGATCGAAGAGGCAATCGAAGCAGCCAAGGCCGTCACCGACAAGCCGTCGATCATCGTGCTGCGCACCATCATCGGCTTCCCGGCCCCCACCATGATGAACACCGGCGCCGTCCACGGAGCTGCACTCGGCGACGAAGAGATCGCCAAGGTCAAGCAGGCACTCGATTTCGACCCCGCCAAGACCTTCGAGGTCACCGACGAGGTGATCGGGCACACCCGCAAGCTGCAGGAACGTGGCCGTGCGGCCCACACCGAGTGGACCACCCAGTTCGACGCGTGGGCTGCACGCGAGCCCGAGCGCAAGAAGCTGCTGGATCGCCTCACCCAGGGCACGTTGCCCGAGAACTGGACCGATGTTCTCCCCACCTGGGAGCCCGGCAGCAAGGCCGTCGCCACACGTGCGGCGTCGGGCGAGGTCCTCAATGCCGTCGGACCTGTTCTGCCCGAACTGTGGGGCGGCTCCGCCGACCTCGCAGGCAGCAACAACACCACCATCAAGGGTGCCAAGTCCTTCGGCCCCACGTCGATCTCCACCGACGACTGGGACGCCGAGCCCTACGGCCGCACGCTGCACTTCGGCATTCGTGAGCACGCGATGGGTGCCATCCTGTCGGGCATCGTCATGCACGGACCGACCCGTGCCTACGGCGGAACGTTCATGCAGTTCAGCGACTACATGCGACCTGCCGTTCGGCTCGCATCCCTGATGGACATCGATCCCATCTACGTGTGGACCCACGATTCCATCGGCCTGGGCGAGGACGGCCCGACGCATCAGCCGGTCGAGCACCTCGCCGCACTGCGGGCGATCCCCAACCTGTCGGTCGTGCGTCCGGGTGACGCCAACGAAACCGCCTTCGCGTGGCAGGCAGTGCTGGCCAAGTCCAGCAGCAGCGGACCCGTCGGTCTCGCCCTGACGCGTCAGGGCATCCCGATCCTCGACGGCACCAGCTTCGAGGGCGTCTCGAAGGGTGGATACATCCTCGTCGAGTCGTCCAAGGCGACACCGGACGTCGTGTTGATCGGTACCGGCTCGGAGCTGCAGTACGCAGTCGAAGCGCAGAAGCAGCTCGAGGCCCAGGGCATTGCTGCCCGTGTCGTCTCGATGCCGTGTGTCGAGTGGTTCGAGAGCCAGGATCAGAACTACCGCGACCAGGTCATCCCGCCGACCGTCAAGGCGCGCGTGTCGATCGAAGCAGGCATCGCCATGCCGTGGTGGAAGATCGTCGGCGGTTTCGGCGAAATCATCTCGCTCGAGCACTACGGCGAATCTGCCGATGCTGCAACACTTTTCCGTGAGTTCGGCTTCACCGCCGAGGCCGTCACCGCAGCCGCTCAGCGCTCCATCACCAACGTGAAGGGATAA